In a single window of the Rhopalosiphum padi isolate XX-2018 chromosome 1, ASM2088224v1, whole genome shotgun sequence genome:
- the LOC132918465 gene encoding serine/threonine-protein phosphatase 5 has product MNGECKLDYREADITHAERMKEEANVHFSAKRYADAIDFYSKAIAMCESSSTKPHNFAAYYANRSFAHSKTEAYGYALADATKAIQLDPKYLKGYYRRATAYMSLGKFKEALKDYEVVVKALPNDKDANRKYTECNKLVKRLAFEKAISVEDTKSVSEQIDIESMKIENDYSGPCLNDGKVTLEFMKELIKTYREQGKLHKKYAYKILLDVKKYLEKQPTLVHINIKSDEKFTVCGDIHGQFYDLLNIFELNGLPSDTNPYLFNGDFVDRGSFSVECIFTLFGFKLLFPDKFFMSRGNHESVTMNRMYGFEGEVKSKYSVEMANLFTEVYNWLPLAHCINRRVLVMHGGLFSKDNVTLKDIENIYRNRQPPEEGLMCDMLWSDPQDAPGRSPSKRGVGVQFGPDVTKTFVELNNLDYIIRSHEVKAKGYEEAHDSKCITVFSAPNYCDTMGNKGAFITLEGHCLKPKFTTYTAVPHPPVKPLMYANSLVNLFC; this is encoded by the coding sequence ATGAACGGCGAGTGCAAGTTGGATTATCGCGAAGCGGATATCACCCATGCTGAGCGGATGAAAGAAGAAGCTAATGTTCATTTTTCCGCTAAACGTTATGCCGATGCTATTGATTTCTATTCCAAAGCAATTGCGATGTGTGAAAGTTCGTCGACGAAACCTCACAATTTCGCCGCGTACTATGCAAACCGTAGCTTCGCTCATTCCAAAACTGAAGCATACGGTTACGCCTTGGCCGACGCAACAAAAGCTATACAGCTCGATCCTAAATACTTAAAGGGATATTATCGTCGTGCAACAGCGTATATGTCGCTCGGCAAGTTCAAAGAAGCGCTAAAAGATTATGAAGTGGTCGTGAAGGCGTTGCCCAATGACAAGGACGCTAATCGCAAGTACACTGAATGTAATAAATTGGTAAAACGATTGGCTTTTGAAAAAGCCATATCCGTAGAAGACACCAAAAGCGTTTCCGAACAAATAGACATTGAATCGATGAAAATCGAAAATGATTACAGTGGACCATGTTTAAATGATGGGAAAGTCACACTCGAGTTCATGAAAGAACTAATTAAAACTTACCGAGAACAGGGTAAGTTGCATAAAAAATATGCTTACAAAATACTGTtggatgttaaaaaatatttagaaaaacaaCCAACTcttgttcatataaatattaagtctgATGAGAAATTTACTGTATGTGGTGATATTCATGGCCAGTTTTACGATCTGTTGAACATATTTGAATTGAATGGTTTACCATCAGATACAAATCCTTATTTGTTTAATGGTGATTTTGTCGACCGAGGATCATTTTCTGTTGAATGTATTTTCACCTTGTTTGGATTCAAGCTTCTTTTCCCTGATAAATTCTTTATGTCTCGTGGTAACCATGAAAGTGTTACTATGAATAGAATGTATGGATTTGAAGGTGAGGTTAAGTCTAAATATTCAGTTGAAATGGCTAACCTTTTCACAGAAGTTTACAACTGGCTCCCGCTTGCCCACTGCATCAACAGACGTGTTTTAGTTATGCACGGTGGTTTGTTTTCTAAAGATAATGTTACTTTAAAGGATATTGAAAACATTTACCGAAATAGGCAACCACCAGAAGAAGGACTGATGTGTGACATGCTATGGTCAGATCCTCAAGATGCTCCAGGACGTTCTCCAAGTAAACGTGGTGTTGGAGTACAATTTGGACCAGATGTCACCAAAACATTTGTTGAACTTAACAACTTAGATTATATTATCCGTAGCCACGAGGTCAAAGCTAAAGGCTATGAAGAAGCACATGATTCTAAATGTATTACTGTGTTTTCTGCTCCAAATTATTGTGACACAATGGGTAACAAAGGAGCATTCATCACACTAGAGGGACACTGTCTTAAGCCAAAGTTTACTACATATACTGCTGTACCTCATCCACCTGTGAAACCTTTAATGTATGCAAACTCTTTAGTAAACTTGTTCTGTTAG